In Cicer arietinum cultivar CDC Frontier isolate Library 1 chromosome 1, Cicar.CDCFrontier_v2.0, whole genome shotgun sequence, one DNA window encodes the following:
- the LOC140918902 gene encoding secreted RxLR effector protein 161-like: MEKPKTSHYMEAKRILRYIKETNDYGLLYATKSNEGDAELVGFTDVDWCGDKDDKKRIPRAVFMINKSPFSWCSKKQSLVTFSTCEAEYVVASMGACQTLWLDELLT; encoded by the coding sequence ATGGAGAAGCCAAAGACATCTCACTACATGGAAGCAAAAAGGATTTTGAGATACATTAAGGAAACCAATGACTATGGCCTACTGTATGCCACAAAATCGAATGAAGGTGATGCTGAACTTGTTGGCTTTACTGATGTTGACTGGTGTGGAGACAAAGATGATAAAAAAAGAATACCACGAGCTGTGTTTATGATCAATAAATCACCATTCTCATGGTGTTCAAAGAAGCAAAGCTTAGTGACATTCTCCACttgtgaagctgaatatgtggtTGCATCAATGGGAGCTTGTCAAACTTTATGGCTGGATGAACTATTGACATAA